The following proteins come from a genomic window of Acetivibrio cellulolyticus CD2:
- a CDS encoding recombinase family protein codes for MVTAQEESRSISENVTWGQRKRFADGKVSLPYSRFLGYDRSEDGLPQINEEEAKIVRLIYRLFLEGQTPHSIAKHLTEQGLTSPGEKEKWQSGTIRNILTNEKYKGDALLQKKYTVDFLTKKQKVNEGEVPQYYVENSHPAIIPSDVFDMVQDEMKQRKTMKNRHSSVGMFSSKIVCGECGGLYGSKVWHSNSKYRRVIFQCNNKFKGVDKCKTPHVTEDNIKKLFVTAVNKLISNKDEILENFEVIKHTIFDVTALETEHSEMKEEMSVVAGLIQKCVNENAQTRLDQKEYKQRYEGLVSRFEVAKARFNEIGEHQQKIKVRRERVEAFLCRLKEQDELIAEFDERLWHTLVETVTVFSEEDIWFTFKDGSEF; via the coding sequence TTGGTCACAGCACAAGAGGAGAGTAGGAGTATTTCTGAAAATGTCACCTGGGGTCAGAGGAAAAGGTTTGCTGATGGAAAAGTTAGTCTGCCATACTCACGATTTCTTGGATATGACAGGAGTGAGGATGGTCTGCCGCAGATTAATGAGGAGGAAGCGAAAATAGTCCGGCTTATTTACCGTCTTTTCCTTGAGGGGCAGACACCCCATAGTATTGCAAAACATCTTACCGAGCAAGGCTTAACCTCGCCGGGAGAAAAAGAAAAATGGCAGTCTGGAACTATCCGAAATATTCTAACCAACGAAAAATATAAAGGCGATGCTCTTTTACAAAAGAAATACACAGTAGATTTTCTAACTAAGAAGCAGAAGGTCAACGAGGGTGAAGTCCCCCAATATTATGTGGAAAACAGCCATCCAGCGATTATTCCCTCGGATGTTTTTGATATGGTTCAGGACGAAATGAAACAAAGGAAAACTATGAAAAACCGTCACAGCAGTGTGGGGATGTTCTCAAGCAAGATAGTCTGCGGTGAATGCGGCGGTCTATATGGTTCAAAGGTTTGGCATTCAAACAGTAAGTACCGCAGGGTGATATTCCAATGCAATAATAAATTCAAAGGAGTCGACAAGTGCAAGACCCCGCACGTCACCGAGGATAACATAAAAAAGCTATTTGTCACAGCTGTAAATAAACTTATTTCAAATAAAGATGAGATTTTAGAAAACTTTGAGGTTATAAAGCACACCATATTTGATGTCACTGCACTTGAGACAGAGCATTCGGAAATGAAAGAAGAAATGTCTGTAGTTGCTGGACTTATACAAAAATGTGTCAATGAAAATGCTCAAACTAGGCTTGACCAGAAAGAGTATAAGCAGAGGTATGAAGGGCTAGTTTCAAGGTTTGAAGTGGCAAAGGCAAGGTTCAATGAAATCGGCGAGCATCAACAAAAAATAAAGGTGCGGCGTGAAAGGGTTGAAGCCTTTTTGTGCAGACTTAAGGAGCAAGATGAACTGATTGCTGAATTTGATGAGAGGTTGTGGCATACTCTGGTGGAAACGGTAACTGTCTTCTCAGAAGAGGATATATGGTTCACTTTTAAGGATGGTTCGGAATTCTAA
- a CDS encoding Ger(x)C family spore germination protein, whose product MRKVKIFMMAMMVLINLICFTGCWNYREIDKMAIVAGVAVDRGEDGQYLITPEIVDISGGKETKTASKTISMEGETLFDAVRNEISLSGKRLFWSHTKVVILSKEIASENLESVIDWCIRNAERREDVNILVSEAATAKEIFERQGICEEIKSFIMDEILKNQVSLSKAPVIDALHYAIEAKTEGASTILPAINMKQTNSEMSPQIFGTAIIKNGKLVGFLNGEETQTLLFIRNEVKAGVLVEGTQKKSINTHVSLEIFESRTKVTSVVDSKQIEINLNVDTTVAIDEIDGKENYIDEAGRTKLERLAENTLKERIESLVKKVQQEYDADIFRFAAKLQEDNTKAWNLVSSNWDQIFKDLKINVQTKVHIKNSAIISKIVQEGD is encoded by the coding sequence ATGAGAAAAGTTAAGATTTTTATGATGGCAATGATGGTTTTAATAAACTTAATATGTTTTACTGGTTGTTGGAATTATAGAGAAATAGATAAAATGGCAATTGTTGCTGGTGTTGCTGTCGATAGAGGTGAAGATGGTCAATACTTGATAACTCCTGAAATTGTAGATATATCTGGAGGTAAAGAAACGAAGACAGCGTCGAAAACTATAAGTATGGAAGGCGAAACCTTATTTGATGCTGTAAGAAATGAGATATCATTGTCAGGAAAAAGATTGTTTTGGAGTCATACAAAAGTAGTTATCTTAAGTAAAGAAATAGCAAGCGAAAATTTGGAAAGTGTTATTGATTGGTGTATACGTAATGCTGAAAGAAGAGAGGATGTGAATATTTTGGTTTCTGAAGCTGCAACTGCCAAGGAAATATTTGAAAGGCAAGGTATTTGCGAAGAAATCAAATCTTTTATAATGGATGAGATACTTAAGAACCAGGTGAGCTTAAGCAAAGCTCCAGTAATAGATGCCTTACATTATGCTATTGAAGCGAAAACTGAAGGTGCGTCAACAATTCTTCCTGCAATAAATATGAAGCAAACAAATAGTGAAATGTCGCCCCAGATTTTTGGGACTGCTATCATTAAAAATGGAAAATTAGTAGGCTTTCTAAATGGAGAAGAAACACAAACATTGCTTTTCATCAGAAATGAGGTTAAAGCTGGAGTGTTAGTTGAAGGAACACAAAAAAAATCGATTAATACACATGTTTCGCTAGAAATATTTGAAAGTAGAACAAAAGTCACCTCGGTTGTGGATAGTAAACAGATTGAAATAAATTTGAATGTCGATACAACAGTTGCTATAGATGAAATAGATGGCAAAGAAAACTACATTGACGAAGCTGGACGAACAAAATTAGAACGACTTGCCGAGAATACATTAAAAGAACGAATAGAATCTTTAGTAAAGAAAGTGCAGCAAGAATATGATGCAGATATTTTCCGCTTTGCAGCAAAATTACAAGAAGATAATACAAAAGCGTGGAATCTTGTAAGTAGTAATTGGGACCAAATCTTTAAAGATTTGAAAATAAACGTTCAAACAAAGGTACACATAAAAAATAGTGCCATTATTTCAAAAATAGTTCAAGAAGGTGATTAG
- a CDS encoding permease: protein MDVFTLAIWVGTLIFLGISLAKDKVKTKQALKMALGMGKGMVVSILSIVFAIGLILTLLPPTEIAAFLSTQSALLATVGGALLGTITLVPAFIAFPLVGTLVNAGVSVVPSVAFLTTLTMVGIVTFPLEKKAFGTKFTAIRNGLSFLFAIAIALVMGVMI, encoded by the coding sequence ATGGATGTTTTTACGCTGGCAATATGGGTCGGCACATTGATTTTTCTAGGGATATCCCTTGCTAAAGACAAGGTAAAAACAAAACAGGCGCTTAAAATGGCGCTCGGAATGGGAAAAGGGATGGTCGTGAGCATCCTTTCAATTGTTTTCGCAATTGGCCTGATCCTAACTTTGCTGCCACCCACTGAAATTGCAGCGTTTTTGAGTACTCAATCTGCCCTGCTGGCAACTGTTGGAGGTGCCTTGCTCGGTACGATTACACTGGTTCCCGCTTTTATTGCGTTTCCGCTGGTAGGTACATTGGTGAATGCAGGCGTTAGTGTGGTTCCGTCTGTTGCGTTCCTCACGACTCTGACTATGGTGGGAATCGTAACATTCCCCCTGGAAAAAAAGGCGTTTGGAACAAAGTTTACCGCCATCCGAAACGGTCTTAGCTTTCTTTTCGCTATTGCGATTGCGCTTGTGATGGGGGTGATGATATGA
- a CDS encoding GerAB/ArcD/ProY family transporter — protein sequence MLKEQVTDKEAICLLIVFMMGTTLILGSGGEAKNDAWISTIVSLFMFIPMLLIFSRVLSLYQGKDLFDILVIIFGKVVGRVFSVIYIWYAFHLGALVLRNFGEFINTIAMPETPMFVPLLCMGVTCIIAVRLGIEVLGRTTTYFLPIVFFIVVVVQILGLPEIHMSYLKPILGKGIAPVLKGGFSTFSFPFAETVLFIGIFSALKTKKSPIKVYLWGILISSFIITMITIRNITVLGNMLGSFYFPSYETVSQTSIGDFIQRIEVTVSIVFVFGVLIKSSICLLVACKGIGKFFKLNDYRSIVIQTGLLMIYFSYTAYDNIMEMKYWAFKVYQYYAFPMQVILPIIIWIFAEIKVKKNNWKK from the coding sequence ATGCTAAAAGAGCAAGTAACAGATAAAGAAGCCATATGTCTATTAATCGTATTTATGATGGGAACTACTCTTATACTCGGTAGTGGAGGTGAAGCTAAAAATGACGCCTGGATTTCAACGATTGTTAGCCTTTTTATGTTTATCCCGATGTTATTGATATTTTCAAGAGTACTATCATTATACCAAGGAAAAGACTTGTTTGATATTCTAGTTATAATATTTGGTAAGGTAGTAGGGAGAGTTTTTTCTGTTATATACATATGGTATGCTTTTCATCTCGGGGCTTTAGTGCTTCGAAATTTTGGAGAATTTATCAATACAATAGCCATGCCGGAAACACCAATGTTTGTACCTTTACTTTGTATGGGGGTGACATGTATTATTGCTGTGAGGCTTGGAATAGAAGTATTAGGAAGAACGACTACATATTTTCTCCCAATTGTTTTTTTTATTGTGGTTGTGGTGCAAATACTAGGCTTGCCAGAGATTCATATGAGCTATTTAAAACCGATTTTAGGGAAAGGAATAGCACCGGTATTAAAGGGTGGATTTTCTACTTTTTCGTTTCCATTTGCTGAAACAGTTTTGTTTATTGGTATTTTCTCAGCATTAAAAACAAAAAAGTCGCCCATAAAAGTATACTTGTGGGGAATTTTGATTTCATCATTTATTATTACTATGATTACAATTAGAAACATTACCGTGTTAGGTAATATGCTTGGCAGCTTCTACTTTCCATCATATGAAACTGTGAGCCAGACAAGTATTGGTGATTTTATACAAAGGATAGAAGTAACAGTTTCCATTGTTTTTGTTTTTGGTGTATTAATAAAAAGCTCAATCTGTCTATTAGTTGCCTGTAAAGGGATAGGGAAATTTTTTAAGTTGAATGATTACAGGTCTATTGTGATACAGACTGGGTTATTAATGATTTATTTTTCTTATACTGCTTATGATAATATCATGGAAATGAAATATTGGGCTTTTAAGGTTTATCAATATTATGCTTTCCCAATGCAAGTCATACTTCCTATAATTATATGGATCTTTGCAGAGATAAAGGTAAAAAAGAACAACTGGAAAAAATAA
- a CDS encoding LytR/AlgR family response regulator transcription factor, with the protein MIKAVIVDDEFYALEGLHMELEDMGGIEVQAMYENGMQFLKEASTLSPDIVFLDIEMPGLNGFELLEKLMDAGIRTNVVFVTAYNHYAVQAFEINAIDYIVKPATKFRLAKTLERIKPGDELRKTKKMEVRCFRHFSILVDGNEINTGWRTRKAEELIAFLLCEKGEFVSKEKIAEALWPETDGEKGVSNLYLAYYYIKKQENINGIRIPVESERGKMRINLEDIDCDMLVFDKYAEKIDDLNGADRIAYLEKTVRLYKGTVFEDRYYSWTVSVQQQYEMEYVKILNSLKEYYENTSDIENSNYYTKKLNEFLIK; encoded by the coding sequence GTGATAAAAGCTGTTATCGTGGATGATGAGTTTTATGCATTGGAAGGCTTGCACATGGAACTTGAGGATATGGGAGGTATTGAGGTTCAGGCAATGTATGAAAACGGCATGCAATTTCTAAAAGAAGCAAGTACCCTTTCTCCCGATATTGTTTTTCTTGATATAGAAATGCCCGGTTTGAATGGCTTTGAGTTGTTAGAGAAGCTTATGGACGCAGGTATCCGTACAAATGTTGTATTTGTGACGGCTTACAATCATTACGCGGTACAGGCTTTTGAAATAAATGCGATAGATTATATTGTGAAGCCGGCGACAAAATTCCGTCTGGCAAAAACCCTCGAACGTATCAAGCCCGGAGATGAATTGAGAAAAACCAAAAAGATGGAAGTCAGATGCTTCAGGCACTTTTCTATTTTGGTGGATGGAAATGAAATCAATACTGGCTGGAGAACCAGAAAAGCGGAGGAATTAATCGCTTTTCTCCTGTGTGAAAAAGGGGAATTTGTCTCCAAGGAAAAAATTGCAGAGGCTCTATGGCCTGAGACGGATGGAGAAAAAGGAGTGTCAAATCTTTATCTAGCGTATTATTACATTAAGAAGCAGGAAAATATCAATGGCATCCGAATTCCGGTAGAATCAGAGCGGGGGAAAATGAGAATAAATTTGGAAGATATCGATTGCGATATGCTAGTTTTCGACAAATATGCCGAAAAGATAGACGATCTAAATGGTGCAGATAGGATTGCGTATTTGGAAAAGACCGTTAGGCTTTATAAGGGAACAGTATTTGAAGACAGATATTATTCATGGACAGTAAGCGTTCAGCAGCAATATGAAATGGAATATGTGAAAATACTGAACAGCTTAAAGGAGTATTACGAAAATACATCAGATATAGAAAATTCAAACT
- a CDS encoding Crp/Fnr family transcriptional regulator, translated as MIEKVKAIPLFSQLSSNILMPLISDNHLYLKSYLKGATVYNQKDSCKTLDIVLSGSLIAYSLLESGSAMTMFEFSKGQMLGANLLFGDTNAYPFTIYCMSDAQILHVTRKSVSDFLRDYHFAMQFIKMLSLNSQKLNRRITMATQKTLRENLLEYFRQQSILQHSNSIMLPISKKQLADYLGVQRPSLFRELKNLKDEGIIDITNRKIWLNHI; from the coding sequence GTGATTGAGAAAGTAAAAGCCATACCGCTGTTTTCGCAATTGTCTTCGAATATACTTATGCCGCTGATTTCCGACAATCATTTATATTTAAAGAGCTATTTAAAAGGTGCGACGGTTTATAATCAAAAGGATAGTTGTAAGACGCTTGATATTGTTCTGTCTGGTAGCCTTATCGCGTATTCCCTTTTAGAAAGTGGCTCCGCCATGACGATGTTTGAATTTTCTAAAGGGCAGATGCTGGGAGCAAATTTGTTGTTTGGTGATACCAACGCATACCCGTTCACGATCTACTGTATGTCCGATGCGCAGATTTTACATGTCACCAGGAAATCGGTGTCGGATTTTTTACGCGACTATCATTTTGCGATGCAGTTTATCAAAATGTTATCGCTTAACTCTCAGAAGTTGAACCGAAGAATTACGATGGCGACACAGAAAACCCTTCGTGAGAACCTTTTAGAATACTTCAGACAGCAATCTATTTTGCAACACTCGAATAGCATTATGTTGCCCATCAGCAAAAAGCAGCTTGCCGATTATCTTGGGGTGCAGCGGCCATCTCTGTTTCGAGAGTTAAAAAACCTTAAAGATGAAGGCATAATTGACATTACTAATCGGAAAATTTGGCTAAACCATATTTAA
- a CDS encoding permease, protein MTIIKKIKENLFLVTVALAYIIMFIAKPAMGIESVKSSGYYIKEMLMIMPVIFVLTALLDMWVPKEKITQYLGKDAKAKGIFFSFLVGSISAGPVYAAFPMCIMLHKKGASIRNIVIILSSWAVIKVPMLINEVKFLGPKFMAIRWVLTVIAIIIFSWITAKIIKDKDLPGEVLTQAGLHINRDACMGCTLCAKTYPEVFEMENKKALVKPHEALDMEKLGNAIKACPVKAISYNEEKKL, encoded by the coding sequence ATGACAATCATAAAGAAGATAAAAGAAAACCTGTTCTTGGTCACTGTGGCTTTAGCCTATATCATCATGTTCATCGCAAAACCAGCAATGGGCATAGAGTCTGTGAAAAGCAGCGGATATTATATCAAAGAAATGCTCATGATTATGCCCGTCATTTTCGTTCTGACAGCACTTTTGGACATGTGGGTTCCAAAGGAAAAGATTACGCAGTATTTGGGTAAAGACGCCAAAGCGAAAGGCATTTTTTTCTCTTTCTTGGTTGGCAGTATTTCGGCAGGTCCGGTTTATGCGGCGTTTCCAATGTGCATTATGCTTCACAAGAAGGGAGCTTCCATTCGGAATATTGTCATTATCCTAAGCTCATGGGCTGTTATTAAAGTTCCGATGCTCATCAATGAAGTGAAGTTTTTAGGGCCGAAATTCATGGCCATTCGATGGGTACTTACTGTTATTGCCATCATCATTTTTTCATGGATAACAGCGAAAATCATAAAGGACAAAGATTTGCCGGGGGAGGTGCTGACACAGGCTGGGCTTCATATCAACCGGGACGCGTGTATGGGCTGTACACTATGCGCGAAGACTTATCCTGAAGTGTTCGAGATGGAAAACAAAAAGGCGCTTGTAAAGCCGCATGAGGCGCTGGATATGGAAAAGCTGGGGAACGCAATAAAAGCATGCCCGGTAAAGGCTATATCTTACAATGAAGAAAAGAAACTGTAA
- a CDS encoding 7TM diverse intracellular signaling domain-containing protein, translating to MKIFSTIPDTEDNHKSADIMYSLEYKEDKSGKLSLTDIETPEISGAFIPHDDTTLYIGQNRSTWWIRMKLEKIPSDANQLYIFINNPTVETAVLYIPVEGDTDGRYEDLHSGWGFHGKKQDISYTYPVFMLPEDILPGKYIYLQLHSPFTQNYNIGIMDEEQFKVNKQKNILFVGTVFGLMLAIALLNFLSFLSLRDSTYIFYVVYLVLMVFYQNALLGISRIYMGGFADALVSNVVTVGLFMLVSELFFAMAFLKTNSNFPVLDRLAKALILFCYLDVILMLLGYRYEASVISMPLSVLTALLILYMAIRATSAGIGQAKYFLAGWSVMCFSLVIFTARVWGIIPNTDWSLSIVMVSSAIESVLLSIALTARISSLRKEKEQTVLLFKSAEEASISSETAFLQAQIKPHFLYNALNVIAAICRIDSIRARDLVLDLSSYLHHSFDFRNIERYITFDEEMDFIQAYVRIEQARFRDKLTVQYELEDTEELMLPPLILEPLVENAIRHGIRKRDGGGTVAIRVKNFLDSFMIEVEDDGVGMSSEQLEKIKTESQNAGSGVGLVNIQRRLWRLYGGQLDIQSHPGEGTKIILELPKGGKSK from the coding sequence GTGAAAATTTTCTCAACTATCCCTGATACCGAGGATAATCACAAATCTGCAGATATTATGTACTCTCTGGAATACAAAGAAGACAAATCAGGCAAACTGAGCCTCACGGACATAGAAACTCCTGAAATCAGCGGAGCATTTATTCCGCATGATGATACAACACTTTATATCGGGCAGAATCGTTCTACTTGGTGGATTAGAATGAAGCTCGAAAAAATACCATCAGATGCAAATCAGTTATACATTTTTATTAACAATCCGACCGTTGAAACTGCTGTACTTTATATACCTGTTGAAGGAGACACTGATGGCAGATATGAAGACCTGCATTCAGGGTGGGGTTTTCATGGAAAAAAGCAGGATATAAGCTATACCTATCCGGTATTTATGCTTCCTGAGGATATACTGCCTGGAAAATATATATACCTTCAGCTTCACTCTCCCTTTACACAGAACTATAACATCGGGATAATGGATGAGGAGCAGTTTAAAGTAAACAAGCAAAAAAACATCCTATTTGTAGGCACTGTTTTTGGGTTGATGCTGGCGATTGCCCTACTAAATTTTTTAAGCTTTCTTTCTTTACGGGACAGCACCTATATTTTTTATGTTGTTTACCTTGTGCTGATGGTCTTCTACCAGAATGCACTGCTTGGAATATCCAGAATTTATATGGGAGGCTTTGCTGATGCACTGGTTTCCAATGTTGTCACCGTGGGGCTGTTTATGCTGGTTTCTGAATTGTTTTTTGCCATGGCCTTTCTAAAAACGAACAGTAACTTTCCGGTTTTGGACAGGCTTGCCAAAGCGTTGATTTTATTCTGCTATCTGGATGTCATCCTCATGCTTCTAGGGTACAGATATGAGGCCAGTGTTATATCAATGCCTCTTTCGGTATTGACAGCGCTGCTCATATTATATATGGCCATTCGTGCCACATCGGCAGGGATTGGTCAAGCTAAGTATTTCCTAGCGGGTTGGTCTGTTATGTGCTTCTCATTAGTAATATTTACCGCAAGAGTATGGGGAATTATACCGAATACAGATTGGAGTCTCTCCATTGTTATGGTATCGTCAGCTATTGAATCTGTTCTCCTGTCCATAGCACTGACAGCCCGTATTTCTTCTCTACGGAAGGAAAAGGAACAGACCGTACTGCTTTTCAAGAGTGCGGAGGAAGCCTCTATTTCAAGTGAAACGGCGTTTTTACAGGCACAGATCAAGCCACATTTTCTTTACAATGCTTTAAATGTTATCGCCGCTATTTGTCGTATTGATTCCATCCGAGCAAGAGATCTGGTGCTGGATTTATCCAGCTACCTGCATCACAGCTTTGACTTTCGCAATATTGAAAGATATATTACCTTTGATGAGGAGATGGATTTCATTCAGGCTTATGTGAGAATAGAGCAGGCCCGTTTCAGGGATAAGCTTACAGTACAATATGAGCTTGAGGATACAGAGGAACTGATGCTACCACCTTTAATACTGGAGCCTTTGGTCGAAAATGCCATCCGCCATGGGATACGAAAAAGGGATGGAGGAGGAACTGTAGCGATAAGGGTTAAAAATTTCCTGGATTCCTTTATGATTGAGGTTGAAGATGATGGAGTCGGAATGTCGTCTGAACAGCTAGAAAAAATAAAGACGGAAAGTCAGAATGCAGGTAGCGGAGTGGGGCTAGTCAATATACAAAGGCGTCTATGGAGACTTTACGGAGGTCAGCTTGACATACAGAGCCATCCTGGAGAAGGAACAAAAATAATCTTGGAGCTGCCGAAAGGAGGAAAAAGTAAGTGA
- a CDS encoding spore germination protein — protein MKNKAIIFMGDDMFKKHRKRNAENVLNNNGINTHLEKDYLVKSLDSNISLFKNIFKNDETLIIREFENKRLKAAQCCIIYIDGMVNTEIVNENVVQPVLRNDLSEDIESNNLLEELKKKVIVSNNVTLETEINKIVSLVISGDTLFLLEGYDKVLVISSKGWQTRSISEPESARVVRGPREGFTESIMVNLSMVRRKIKNPDLKFKFKEIGVRTNTKTCISYIEGLALDGVLEELEQRLDKIEIDSIIDSGYIQELIKDSPYSPFETVGSSERPDVIAAKLLEGRIALFVDGSPFVLTVPYLAAENIQANEDYYNNFIFASINRLMRGFTAVTSVAIPAIFLSIVSYHQEMIPTPLLLSIAGAKQGVPFPTVIALFVMLFIFDILREVGTRMPTQIGQTVNIVGTLVLGQAAVEARLVSAPVIIITALTGITTLINMNFITSIIIFRTFFLIGASFLGIYGFLLTFFIMYLHLMSIRSFGVPYMMNVTRAKNHDGQDVWIRAPWWVMTLRPKIVAAKNLVRQSSRKSKEK, from the coding sequence ATGAAAAATAAGGCAATAATCTTTATGGGTGATGATATGTTTAAAAAGCATCGAAAAAGAAATGCTGAAAATGTCTTAAACAATAATGGAATTAATACACATTTAGAAAAAGATTATCTAGTTAAATCACTAGATAGTAATATTTCCTTGTTTAAAAATATCTTCAAAAATGATGAAACATTGATTATTAGAGAGTTTGAGAATAAGCGATTAAAAGCTGCTCAGTGCTGTATCATATATATTGATGGAATGGTAAATACAGAAATTGTTAACGAGAATGTTGTTCAACCTGTTCTCCGTAATGACTTATCAGAGGATATTGAAAGTAACAACTTATTAGAAGAATTGAAGAAAAAAGTAATTGTTTCAAATAATGTAACATTGGAAACAGAAATTAATAAAATTGTTAGTTTGGTTATTAGTGGAGATACGCTTTTCTTATTGGAAGGATACGATAAAGTATTAGTCATAAGTTCAAAAGGCTGGCAAACCAGATCAATCAGTGAGCCTGAGTCTGCTAGAGTTGTTCGTGGTCCAAGGGAAGGTTTTACCGAATCAATTATGGTAAACTTGTCAATGGTTCGGCGTAAAATAAAAAATCCTGATTTGAAATTTAAGTTTAAAGAAATTGGAGTGAGAACAAACACAAAGACTTGCATCAGTTATATCGAAGGTTTGGCTTTAGATGGTGTTTTAGAGGAATTGGAGCAGAGGCTGGATAAGATAGAGATTGATAGTATTATCGATTCTGGTTACATACAGGAATTAATCAAAGACTCCCCATATTCCCCATTTGAAACTGTAGGTTCAAGTGAAAGACCAGACGTTATTGCAGCAAAACTCCTGGAAGGAAGAATTGCACTTTTTGTTGATGGAAGTCCCTTTGTATTAACAGTCCCATATTTAGCTGCTGAGAATATTCAAGCAAATGAGGATTATTATAATAATTTCATTTTTGCTAGTATAAATCGGCTCATGAGAGGCTTTACTGCAGTAACTTCCGTTGCTATTCCCGCAATATTTCTATCGATTGTCTCCTACCATCAGGAAATGATACCCACACCATTGTTGTTAAGTATTGCTGGTGCAAAGCAAGGGGTTCCGTTCCCAACAGTAATAGCATTATTTGTGATGCTTTTTATATTTGATATTTTGAGGGAAGTAGGTACTAGAATGCCTACTCAAATAGGACAGACTGTGAATATTGTCGGTACACTTGTGTTAGGGCAGGCTGCTGTGGAAGCAAGGCTGGTAAGTGCTCCAGTAATTATAATAACTGCATTGACAGGAATTACTACGCTAATCAATATGAATTTTATAACATCAATAATTATTTTCCGTACATTTTTTTTAATAGGAGCATCATTTTTGGGGATATATGGATTTTTGTTAACCTTTTTTATTATGTATTTGCATTTGATGAGCATTCGTTCCTTTGGTGTACCATACATGATGAACGTTACCAGGGCTAAAAACCATGACGGACAGGATGTATGGATTCGTGCTCCGTGGTGGGTGATGACATTAAGACCAAAAATTGTTGCTGCAAAAAACTTAGTAAGACAGTCATCAAGAAAAAGCAAGGAGAAATAG
- a CDS encoding cupin domain-containing protein produces the protein MIEQVFKLAEGNGKAIEKILFDENVQYLHMVFPQNEGLPEHFSNSNVYMTVVRGRLSIGLGGQEIREYTSGTLLKIPFNTKMNVRNLHVDTLELIVIKAPAPEK, from the coding sequence ATGATTGAACAGGTTTTTAAATTGGCCGAAGGAAATGGGAAGGCGATCGAAAAGATTCTGTTTGACGAGAACGTTCAATATCTGCATATGGTGTTCCCGCAAAATGAGGGGCTTCCCGAGCATTTTTCCAATTCCAACGTCTATATGACTGTCGTCCGAGGCAGGCTCTCGATCGGGCTTGGCGGGCAGGAAATTCGTGAGTATACTTCGGGGACTCTGCTGAAGATTCCGTTTAATACGAAGATGAATGTCCGAAACCTGCATGTGGATACATTGGAGCTAATCGTTATAAAGGCTCCCGCTCCAGAGAAATAA